Proteins found in one Nerophis ophidion isolate RoL-2023_Sa linkage group LG21, RoL_Noph_v1.0, whole genome shotgun sequence genomic segment:
- the LOC133540041 gene encoding coagulation factor XI-like, translated as MEAYLLLISLLSMGSLSLSQECLRDKLENVDFPGTDLKFLYSPDAEHCQHLCTQHPGCLFFTFIRADWTKDDRHFYCYLKSTSSGQPKVRTPLMGVTSGFSLKSCSPDPQPCLPRVYQNVDFLGADYRTLFTADYEECQRVCTQDPSCQFFTFVNAVFSPEKIRYKCHLKFSWSLPRTLNVNRKDGVASGFSHLTQLTPYSDTACSVKLFPSTVIPGNPLETHPSGSPEHCLALCSAHPRCTYFSYYSNALSCHLKNNPDAMVMNAEVGVTSGIATHFCQQDTNWAKKTHEGVDFQGSDIRFELMDDAETCQKTCSGDGNCQFYTYVNDNFREPAFRRRCYIKRVITMPAPPKINKLANVVSGFHLRSCA; from the exons ATGGAAGCATATTTGCTTTTGATAAGCCTGCTCTCCATGGGCAGTCTCTCCTTAAGCCAAG AATGCCTACGAGATAAGCTGGAGAATGTCGACTTTCCGGGGACGGATCTTAAATTCCTGTATTCTCCAGACGCGGAGCACTGTCAGCATCTTTGCACTCAGCACCCGGGTTGTCTTTTCTTCACTTTTATACGAGCTGACTGGACCAAAGATGACAG GCACTTCTACTGCTACCTCAAGTCGACATCCTCTGGACAGCCCAAGGTTCGGACACCCCTAATGGGGGTCACCTCTGGTTTTTCCCTCAAATCCTGCAGCCCAGACCCAC AGCCCTGTCTGCCTCGCGTGTACCAGAATGTGGACTTTCTTGGGGCGGACTATCGGACCTTGTTCACGGCCGACTACGAGGAGTGCCAGAGAGTGTGCACTCAAGACCCCTCCTGCCAATTCTTTACGTTTGTCAATGCGGTCTTCAGTCCTGAGAAAATCAG GTACAAGTGTCACCTGAAATTCAGCTGGTCGCTACCGAGGACCCTAAACGTAAACAGAAAGGATGGTGTGGCGTCTGGCTTCTCGCACCTAACCCAACTGACTCCCTACTCCGACACAG CATGTTCTGTCAAACTCTTCCCGAGCACCGTCATCCCCGGCAACCCCCTGGAGACGCATCCTTCCGGCTCGCCTGAGCACTGTTTGGCCCTGTGCTCCGCGCACCCACGATGCACCTACTTCTCCTACTACAG CAATGCTCTCTCCTGTCACCTGAAGAACAATCCCGATGCCATGGTGATGAACGCGGAAGTAGGTGTGACGTCAGGGATAGCGACACACTTCTGTCAGCAAGACACCA ActgggcaaagaaaactcacgaGGGAGTCGATTTTCAAGGTTCGGACATCCGTTTTGAGCTGATGGATGACGCGGAGACGTGCCAAAAGACGTGCAGTGGGGATGGAAACTGCCAGTTCTACACTTACGTCAATGACAACTTCAGAGAACCTGCTTTCAG GCGCCGTTGCTACATCAAACGTGTCATCACCATGCCGGCTCCTCCCAAAATTAACAAACTGGCCAATGTGGTGTCCGGCTTCCACTTGAGGAGTTGCGCTTAG